In Streptomyces sp. NBC_01231, the sequence CGGTCCGTACTCACCTGGACACCCACCCATGGCTACCCCGGACACCCCCACGCCGCCCACCGCGAGCGCCTCCGCCGCAGCGGACAGGAGCACAATGAGCCGCGGCCTGACTTTGCTGTTCGCGATCGCCGGCGGCACCGCCGTCGCCAACCTCTACTGGGCACAACCGCTAATCGACTTCATCGGCCACGACCTGCACACCTCCACCGCACTGGCCGGCTGGCTCGTGACAGCCACCCAGATCGGCTACGCGGCCGGAGCACTGCTTCTGGTGCCACTCGGCGATGTCCTCGATCGGCGCCGGTTCATCCCCGGAATGATGCTCTGCGCGGCCCTCGCCCTCGTCGCCTGCGCGCTCGCTCCGTCCATCGGCGCGCTCCTGGTCGCGACCACCCTCCTGGGCTTGACCACGGTCAGCGGCCAGCTGCTCACCCCGCTCGCCGGTGACCTCGCCGACGACACCAATCGCGGGCAGGTGGTGGGGACGGTGGTCTCCGGGCTGCTCATCGGCATCCTCACCTCCCGCACCATCAGCGGACTCATCGCGGATGCCGCCGGATGGCGCGCCATCTACTTCGCTGCCGCGGCGGTCTCCGTCGTCTTTGCGTTGCTTCTTCGCCGCGCGATTCCTCCGCTCGCCCCGAAGGCTCACTTGTCCTACCCGCAGCTGCTGCTCTCGGTCTGGAAGGTGATCAGGCAGGAGCGTGCAGTGCGCTGGACGCTGTTTCTCGGCGCCACCGCCTTCGGCGTCTTCACCATGTTCTGGACCGCCCTGACCTTCCTGCTCAGCGCGCGGCCGTTCTCCTATTCGGTCTCCGTCATCGGCTTGTTCGGCCTCATCGGCCTGTCAGGGGCCCTCGCCGCCCAGCGTGCGGGGCGGCTCCACGACCGGGGCTGGTCCCTGCCGGCGACCGGATGGGGCTGGGCCGCGATCGTGGGCTCGTTCGTCGTCGCGGTCTTCGCCCGCCGTTCCGTAGCGGGGATCATCGTGGCCGTCGTGCTGCTCGACATCGCCGTGCAGGGCGTGAACATCCTCAACCAGACACGCCTGTTCGCGCTCTCGCCGCACGCCCGAAGCCGCCTCAACACGGCTTTCGTCACCTGCAACTTCATCGGCGGCGCGATCGGTTCCGCCGCCGCCTCCGTGCTGTGGTCCGCCGGCGGCTGGACCGCCGTCTCCCTGACCGGCACCGGGCTCGCCTGCGCCGCACTCCTCGTGTGGACCCTCGGCCGCCGCGGACCGCTTCTCAACGAGCGAAGCGACTGAACGACCGACCCAAGTTTTATCCGTTGCTCTAGTTTGGAGCGTTTGGACATGACCACGACACAGCACAAGATCGGCTCCGGCTTCGACGCCAAGAGCACCGCCGACGACGTCCTCCAGGGCATCGACCTGAGCGGAAAACTCGCGATCGTCACCGGAGGCTACTCAGGCATCGGCCTGGAGACCACCCGTGCTCTCACCGGGGCCGGTGCTCGCGTCGTCGTCCCCGCGCGTCGCCCGGCTGACGCGCGGGAGGCGCTCGATCGGGTTCCCGGCGTCGAGGTGGACGAACTGGACCTCGGCGATCTGGAGAGCGTACGCGGCTTCGCGGAGCGGTTTCTCGCCTCGGGCAGGACTGTCGACTTCGTCATCGACAGCGCCGGGATCATGGCATGCCCCGAAACGCGGGTCGGGCCGGGCTGGGAGGCCCAGTTCGCGACCAACCACCTCGGCCACTTCGCCCTCGTCAACCGTCTGTGGCCGGCCCTCGAACCCGGCGGCGCCCGCGTCGTCTCCGTCTCCTCCGGCGGCCACCACATGTCCGGCCTCCGCTGGGACGACATCCACTTCAAGCAGGGCTACGACAAGTGGCAGGCTTACGGGCAGGCCAAGACCGCGAACGCGCTCTTCGCCGTGCACCTGGACAGGCTCGGCAAGGACTCCGGCGTCCGCGCCTTCGCCCTCCATCCCGGCGTCATCATCACGCCGCTCCTGCGGCACGTGGCCGAGGAGGAGAAGAGGGAGTTCGGCTGGTTCGACGAGGAGGGAAACCTGCGGAACCCCGAGTTCTTCAAGAACCCGCAGCAGGGCGCGGCCACACAGGTGTGGGCGGCGACCTCACCCCAGCTGGCCGACCTGGGAGGCCTCTACCTCGAGGACTGCGACGTCGCCGAGCCCGCTCCCGCCGACGGTGAGATGCGCGGTGTGAAGGACTGGGCGATCGACTCCGAGCAGGCAGCGCGCCTGTGGGAGCTGTCGGCGGAGCTGACGGGCGTGAACGCTTTCGCCGCGTAGTGCGTGTCCGGAGTGTGGGAGCGCCCCGGGACGCTTGCCTCTCCTGACTCCCCGGAATCGGGTGAACGGTGCCGGCCGCAAGATCGTGGCCAACGGTGCCACGGACAGCGCAGGTACCAGGGTGGTGTGATTCCTCGCGAAGGACCCAACGGTGGCCCAGCTCTGACCGATTCCTCATGGCTGCGGCCGGACTTCGTACGAAGTCCGGCCGCAGCCATGAGGGCGTTGAGGGCCGCCGCCCCTGCGCCCATACGTGCCTCGAATCAGAACGTCAGCACCAGTCGGCCCCGCACACCGCCCGCGGCGAGGAGCCGGTGCGCTTCGGCGGCCTGCTCCGCTGGGAACGTCTTCGCAATCCGGAGGGTGATGCGGCCTTCCTCCGCTTGCTGCCGGAGCTGCTCGAGCTTGGCGTGCTCCTTGGCGTAGCTGAACACGACGATCGGCTCGAAGACGACGTCTCGCTCGCCGGGGCCGTCGTAGCCGCGCAGTGTCACCACCCGGCCGCCGTCGCGGACCGCCCGAGCGGTGAGGGCGCCGAGCGACGCGGCGTCGACGAGTCCGTCGACGCCCGCAGGGACCTCTGCGCGTACCCGGTCCGGGTACCCGGCGCCGCGGCGGAGTACGACGTCGGCGCCGAGTTCCTTGATCAGGGTCTCGTCCTGGTCCGAGGCGTCGGCCACCACGCGCAGCCCGTCCGCCTTGGCCAGCTGGACGGCGTAACCGCCGACCGCGCCGGCCGCTCCGGTGATCGCGACGGTCTGTCCGGGTTCCAGGCCGAGCGTGTCCAGCGACAGGCGTGCGGTCAGGCCGTTCATCGGCAGCGACGCGGCATGCGCGTCGGTCGCGCCGTGGGGGGCGCGGACGACCGACTCCACCGGGACCACGACCTGCTCGGCGTAGGCGCCGTGCACGCCGTCGGGGAGCACGATCGCCATTACGTGGTCGCCGACGCTCAGATCCGTGTCCGTACCCGGGCCGATCTGGTCCACGACCCCTGCGGCTTCCATGCCGGGAACGAACGGCGGCTGGGCGTCCGGCGACCGAGCGGGTCCGCTGCGCTGGAGGGCGTCGACCGCGTTGACGGTCG encodes:
- a CDS encoding MFS transporter; the protein is MSRGLTLLFAIAGGTAVANLYWAQPLIDFIGHDLHTSTALAGWLVTATQIGYAAGALLLVPLGDVLDRRRFIPGMMLCAALALVACALAPSIGALLVATTLLGLTTVSGQLLTPLAGDLADDTNRGQVVGTVVSGLLIGILTSRTISGLIADAAGWRAIYFAAAAVSVVFALLLRRAIPPLAPKAHLSYPQLLLSVWKVIRQERAVRWTLFLGATAFGVFTMFWTALTFLLSARPFSYSVSVIGLFGLIGLSGALAAQRAGRLHDRGWSLPATGWGWAAIVGSFVVAVFARRSVAGIIVAVVLLDIAVQGVNILNQTRLFALSPHARSRLNTAFVTCNFIGGAIGSAAASVLWSAGGWTAVSLTGTGLACAALLVWTLGRRGPLLNERSD
- a CDS encoding SDR family NAD(P)-dependent oxidoreductase; its protein translation is MTTTQHKIGSGFDAKSTADDVLQGIDLSGKLAIVTGGYSGIGLETTRALTGAGARVVVPARRPADAREALDRVPGVEVDELDLGDLESVRGFAERFLASGRTVDFVIDSAGIMACPETRVGPGWEAQFATNHLGHFALVNRLWPALEPGGARVVSVSSGGHHMSGLRWDDIHFKQGYDKWQAYGQAKTANALFAVHLDRLGKDSGVRAFALHPGVIITPLLRHVAEEEKREFGWFDEEGNLRNPEFFKNPQQGAATQVWAATSPQLADLGGLYLEDCDVAEPAPADGEMRGVKDWAIDSEQAARLWELSAELTGVNAFAA
- a CDS encoding NADP-dependent oxidoreductase; the encoded protein is MKAVGFTEFGGPEVLQILELPAPEAGPGEVRVRVHAATVNAVDALQRSGPARSPDAQPPFVPGMEAAGVVDQIGPGTDTDLSVGDHVMAIVLPDGVHGAYAEQVVVPVESVVRAPHGATDAHAASLPMNGLTARLSLDTLGLEPGQTVAITGAAGAVGGYAVQLAKADGLRVVADASDQDETLIKELGADVVLRRGAGYPDRVRAEVPAGVDGLVDAASLGALTARAVRDGGRVVTLRGYDGPGERDVVFEPIVVFSYAKEHAKLEQLRQQAEEGRITLRIAKTFPAEQAAEAHRLLAAGGVRGRLVLTF